One Janthinobacterium sp. TB1-E2 genomic region harbors:
- a CDS encoding DUF1853 family protein, with translation MIETDVGAFQARFERRWGHLTHPRVRALAWLLDSPDLLDPTSPHWGGRIASLAPVTPAVATWLAALQDDPSPLDAALGPKFYSRLGLYAEKLLAFYFEQHGLLVAHGLQVQVNRNDTVGEFDFLLRDGNELLHWEFATKFYLLEGAPDPGVFNHLIGPNLADTLGLKMRKILDKQLALSRHPAAQSLLAHPVRAAQALVKGWLFYAAGATSAMDGISPGHGHGFWCTPMQLTQQRYVVLPRLQWLAPFKGRDVEVLDVDVLQARLFDLAQPVLVATVDNVEGWEVERTRGFVVPHDWTEQAAARRLLGTLPA, from the coding sequence GTGATTGAGACGGACGTCGGCGCTTTCCAGGCCCGCTTCGAGCGCCGCTGGGGCCATTTGACGCACCCCCGCGTGCGTGCGCTGGCCTGGCTGCTCGACTCGCCCGACTTGCTGGACCCGACCAGCCCCCATTGGGGCGGGCGCATCGCCAGCCTCGCGCCCGTCACGCCCGCCGTGGCGACGTGGCTGGCGGCGCTGCAGGATGACCCGTCGCCGCTCGATGCGGCGCTGGGGCCGAAATTCTATTCCCGCCTGGGCCTGTACGCTGAAAAGCTGCTGGCCTTTTATTTTGAGCAGCATGGATTGCTGGTTGCGCATGGCTTGCAAGTGCAGGTCAACCGCAACGACACGGTGGGCGAGTTCGATTTCCTGCTGCGTGACGGGAATGAGCTGTTGCACTGGGAATTCGCCACCAAGTTCTACTTGCTGGAAGGCGCGCCCGATCCCGGCGTGTTCAACCACTTGATCGGTCCCAACCTGGCCGATACTTTGGGCTTGAAGATGCGCAAGATTCTCGACAAGCAATTGGCCTTGTCCCGCCATCCTGCCGCGCAAAGCCTGCTGGCGCACCCAGTGCGCGCGGCGCAGGCGCTGGTCAAGGGCTGGCTGTTCTATGCGGCAGGCGCCACGTCCGCCATGGACGGTATTTCCCCAGGGCACGGACACGGCTTCTGGTGCACGCCTATGCAATTGACGCAGCAGCGCTATGTCGTGCTGCCGCGCTTGCAATGGCTGGCGCCGTTCAAGGGGCGCGACGTGGAAGTGCTCGATGTCGACGTCTTGCAGGCGCGCTTGTTTGATCTGGCGCAACCGGTGCTGGTGGCCACGGTGGACAATGTCGAAGGCTGGGAAGTGGAGCGCACGCGTGGGTTTGTTGTGCCCCATGACTGGACGGAGCAGGCCGCCGCGCGGCGGCTGTTAGGTACGCTGCCAGCGTAA
- a CDS encoding uracil-DNA glycosylase — protein sequence MSRSAVFLDEMGVGPLWRLRQGAVPEAVDVVGAPVEMEAAVAAPVLEAVIEVVTEVVAEVVEMAAEAKVEVQAEAPVAVAAAPVPAAEPDDTAWFDDAPPPPPARQLSDADIAALDWDGLTAAVAKCARCDLCKTRKGVVMGRGDRQGDWLMLASSPSRLEEREGRALPGEQGKLLDNMLKAIDIDAGSDVYITHLLKCRPLDEAGQERLPTEAESAACRPYFDRELALLQPRTIVTLGSMAAAGINPGEKPVRGKVRQLGNASVVATFHPEQLLQDGTGKAKARAWADLCLAKSTHGD from the coding sequence ATGAGCCGCAGCGCCGTTTTCCTCGATGAGATGGGCGTCGGCCCCCTGTGGCGCTTGCGCCAGGGCGCAGTACCCGAGGCCGTTGACGTCGTCGGAGCGCCCGTGGAAATGGAAGCGGCCGTGGCAGCGCCCGTGCTTGAGGCAGTGATTGAGGTCGTCACAGAGGTGGTTGCCGAAGTCGTCGAGATGGCTGCCGAGGCGAAGGTCGAGGTGCAGGCCGAAGCGCCCGTCGCCGTTGCCGCGGCGCCAGTCCCCGCCGCCGAGCCCGACGACACGGCCTGGTTCGACGATGCGCCGCCACCGCCGCCCGCCAGACAGTTGAGCGATGCAGACATTGCCGCCCTCGACTGGGATGGCTTGACGGCGGCCGTGGCCAAGTGCGCGCGCTGCGACTTGTGCAAGACGCGCAAGGGCGTCGTCATGGGCCGTGGCGACCGCCAGGGCGATTGGCTGATGCTGGCCAGCAGCCCCTCGCGCCTGGAAGAGCGGGAAGGGCGCGCCTTGCCGGGCGAACAGGGCAAGCTGCTCGACAATATGCTCAAGGCTATCGATATCGACGCGGGCAGCGATGTGTACATCACGCACTTGCTGAAATGCCGTCCGCTCGACGAGGCCGGGCAGGAACGTCTGCCGACAGAAGCCGAGTCCGCCGCCTGCCGTCCGTACTTCGACCGCGAACTGGCCCTGCTGCAGCCGCGCACCATCGTCACCCTCGGATCGATGGCCGCCGCTGGCATCAATCCCGGTGAAAAGCCCGTACGCGGCAAGGTGCGCCAGCTGGGCAATGCGTCCGTCGTGGCCACCTTCCACCCAGAGCAACTGCTGCAGGATGGGACGGGCAAGGCCAAGGCGCGCGCCTGGGCCGACCTGTGTCTGGCGAAAAGCACGCACGGTGATTGA
- the rimI gene encoding ribosomal protein S18-alanine N-acetyltransferase: MEAGKDSAAGWDLLRFDYQPMQEADLVEVLALEQRVYPHPWTHGNFVDSLKSGYPAWILRDVDGTLLGYFLLMLVVDEAHLLNVAVEGAIQGQGLGRFLLNQSCACARQLGMESMLLEVRPSNVRALDIYQRYGFEQIGRRKGYYPAANSQREDAIVMRYTL; encoded by the coding sequence ATGGAAGCGGGCAAGGACAGCGCGGCAGGCTGGGACTTGCTGCGCTTCGACTATCAACCGATGCAGGAAGCGGACCTGGTCGAAGTGCTGGCGCTGGAACAGCGCGTGTATCCGCATCCCTGGACGCATGGCAACTTTGTCGATTCCCTCAAGAGCGGCTACCCTGCCTGGATCTTGCGCGACGTGGATGGCACCTTGCTCGGCTACTTCTTGCTGATGCTGGTCGTCGATGAAGCGCATTTGCTGAACGTGGCCGTCGAGGGCGCCATTCAGGGACAGGGACTGGGGCGTTTCCTGCTGAACCAGTCCTGCGCCTGTGCGCGCCAGCTGGGCATGGAATCGATGCTGCTGGAAGTGCGCCCGTCGAACGTGCGCGCGCTCGATATCTACCAGCGCTATGGATTTGAACAGATCGGGCGGCGCAAGGGATATTATCCTGCCGCCAATTCGCAACGTGAGGACGCCATTGTGATGCGTTATACCTTATGA
- the tsaB gene encoding tRNA (adenosine(37)-N6)-threonylcarbamoyltransferase complex dimerization subunit type 1 TsaB produces MSTLLPTLLAIETSSELASCALLRGDVVLSRASSGVRTHSQSILPMVQELLAEAGVTLADVDAIAYGSGPGSFTGVRTACGIAQGLAYGANLPVVPVVTLDAMALACHQQHGAQRIVTVLDARMGEVYWAQYDYQDGLQAVLPPALSAPAGVAPQGDVTGCGNGFAAYADALAALPCAASADAAIMPHAVQVAQLARIAFAAGHFVTAAEAQPLYLRNKIAYTSAERLDMQAAKAAAESAQ; encoded by the coding sequence ATGTCTACCTTACTTCCCACCTTACTTGCTATTGAAACGTCGTCCGAACTCGCCTCCTGCGCCTTGTTGCGCGGCGATGTCGTCCTGTCCCGCGCCTCGTCGGGCGTGCGTACCCATTCCCAGTCCATCCTGCCGATGGTGCAGGAATTGCTGGCCGAGGCTGGCGTGACTCTGGCGGACGTCGACGCCATCGCCTACGGCTCCGGCCCCGGCTCGTTTACGGGCGTGCGCACGGCTTGCGGCATCGCGCAAGGCCTGGCCTACGGCGCCAATCTGCCCGTCGTGCCTGTCGTCACGCTCGACGCCATGGCGCTCGCGTGCCACCAGCAGCATGGCGCGCAGCGCATCGTGACCGTGCTCGACGCCCGCATGGGCGAAGTGTACTGGGCGCAATATGATTACCAGGATGGCTTGCAGGCCGTGTTGCCGCCGGCCCTGAGCGCGCCGGCCGGCGTAGCGCCGCAAGGCGACGTCACCGGCTGCGGCAACGGTTTTGCGGCCTATGCCGACGCATTGGCCGCGCTGCCATGCGCCGCCAGCGCGGACGCGGCCATCATGCCGCACGCCGTGCAAGTGGCGCAGCTGGCGCGCATCGCGTTTGCGGCAGGTCATTTTGTGACGGCGGCCGAGGCGCAGCCTCTGTACTTGCGCAACAAGATCGCTTACACAAGTGCCGAGCGTCTCGACATGCAGGCCGCCAAGGCCGCTGCGGAGTCGGCGCAATGA
- the dapC gene encoding succinyldiaminopimelate transaminase, which translates to MNPLLAKLQPYPFEKLRQLFAGVTVNPDYAPISLGMGEPKHPTPAFIEQALTDNIHGLASYPTTIGSEALRTAIAGWLERRYGIPKLNPATQILPVNGSREALFALAQTVIDPSAGSLVISPNPFYQIYEGAAYLAGAEPYFVNSDPTRNFGCDYDSVPASVWEKVKLLFLCSPGNPTGAVLTLTDWEHLFALSERYDFVIAADECYSEIYHGDTPPLGALQAAHMLGLSTIERPYARLVVFSSLSKRSNVPGMRSGFVAGDAEVLKKFLLYRTYHGGAMSPAVQAASVAAWNDETHVEENRAKYRAKFDAITPLLQSVMDVQLPDAGFYLWADVSRTGLSDTQFAQRLYAEYNVTVLPGSYLARDAHGINPGRNRIRMALVAETAEGLEAALRIVKFCQQLPASASTTH; encoded by the coding sequence GTGAATCCACTTCTTGCCAAACTGCAACCATATCCTTTTGAAAAGCTGCGCCAGCTGTTTGCCGGCGTAACGGTCAATCCCGATTACGCGCCCATCAGCCTGGGCATGGGCGAACCCAAGCACCCGACGCCAGCCTTCATCGAGCAGGCATTGACCGACAATATCCATGGCCTGGCCAGCTATCCGACCACCATCGGTTCGGAAGCCTTGCGCACCGCCATCGCTGGCTGGCTCGAGCGCCGCTATGGCATCCCCAAGCTCAATCCTGCCACGCAAATCCTGCCCGTGAACGGTTCACGCGAAGCGCTGTTTGCGCTGGCGCAAACGGTGATCGATCCATCGGCCGGCTCGCTCGTGATCAGCCCGAACCCGTTTTACCAGATCTATGAAGGCGCGGCCTACCTGGCCGGTGCCGAACCGTATTTCGTCAATTCCGATCCCACGCGCAATTTCGGCTGCGACTACGACAGCGTGCCCGCGTCCGTATGGGAAAAGGTCAAGCTGCTGTTCCTGTGCTCGCCCGGCAACCCGACGGGCGCCGTGCTCACCCTGACGGACTGGGAACACCTGTTCGCCCTGTCCGAGCGCTATGACTTCGTCATCGCCGCCGACGAGTGCTATTCCGAGATTTACCACGGCGACACGCCACCGCTGGGCGCGCTGCAGGCGGCGCACATGCTGGGCCTGTCCACCATCGAGCGCCCATATGCGCGCCTGGTCGTGTTTTCCAGCCTGTCGAAGCGCTCGAACGTGCCGGGCATGCGCTCGGGCTTTGTCGCCGGCGACGCGGAAGTACTGAAAAAATTCCTGCTCTACCGAACCTACCACGGCGGCGCCATGAGCCCCGCCGTGCAGGCGGCCTCCGTCGCGGCCTGGAACGACGAAACCCATGTCGAGGAAAATCGCGCCAAGTACCGCGCCAAGTTCGACGCCATCACGCCGCTGCTGCAATCGGTGATGGACGTGCAATTGCCGGACGCCGGCTTCTACCTGTGGGCCGACGTCAGCCGCACGGGACTGTCCGACACGCAATTCGCGCAACGCCTGTACGCCGAATATAATGTGACGGTATTGCCTGGCAGTTACCTGGCGCGCGACGCGCACGGCATCAATCCGGGCCGCAACCGCATCCGCATGGCCCTCGTGGCCGAAACGGCCGAAGGGCTGGAAGCCGCCCTGCGCATAGTAAAATTCTGCCAGCAGCTTCCCGCATCCGCATCAACCACGCATTAA
- the dapD gene encoding 2,3,4,5-tetrahydropyridine-2,6-dicarboxylate N-succinyltransferase → MSQQLQTIIDQAWENRAEINPGNGTAELRDAVSHVINGLDNGSIRVAEKTTGDWVVNQWVKKAVLLSFRLEDNVVLPSDGTMQFYDKVPTKFANYTKEDFVKGGFRVVPPAVARRGSFIAKNVVLMPSYVNIGAYVDEGAMVDTWATVGSCAQIGKNVHLSGGVGIGGVLEPMQANPTIIEDNCFIGARSEIVEGVIVEENSVISMGVYIGQSTKIYDRATGEVTYGRVPAGSVVVSGNLPSEDGKYSLYCAVIVKRVDAKTRAKTGINELLRGI, encoded by the coding sequence ATGAGCCAACAACTGCAAACCATCATCGACCAGGCCTGGGAAAACCGCGCCGAGATCAATCCAGGCAACGGCACGGCCGAACTGCGCGACGCCGTCTCCCACGTCATCAATGGCCTGGACAACGGCAGCATCCGCGTGGCCGAAAAAACCACGGGCGACTGGGTGGTCAACCAGTGGGTCAAGAAAGCCGTGCTGCTGTCGTTCCGCCTGGAAGACAACGTCGTCCTGCCGTCCGATGGCACGATGCAGTTCTACGACAAGGTTCCGACCAAGTTCGCCAACTACACCAAGGAAGACTTCGTCAAAGGCGGTTTCCGCGTCGTGCCGCCAGCCGTCGCCCGCCGCGGCAGCTTCATCGCCAAGAACGTCGTGCTGATGCCGTCCTACGTCAACATCGGCGCCTACGTCGATGAAGGCGCCATGGTCGACACCTGGGCCACCGTCGGCTCCTGCGCACAGATCGGTAAGAACGTCCACCTGTCCGGCGGCGTCGGCATCGGCGGCGTGCTGGAGCCAATGCAAGCGAACCCGACCATCATTGAAGACAACTGCTTCATCGGTGCCCGTTCGGAAATCGTCGAAGGCGTGATCGTCGAAGAAAACTCGGTCATCTCGATGGGCGTCTACATCGGCCAGTCGACCAAGATCTACGACCGCGCCACGGGCGAAGTCACCTACGGCCGCGTGCCAGCCGGTTCCGTCGTGGTCTCGGGCAACCTGCCTTCGGAAGATGGCAAGTACTCGCTGTACTGCGCCGTCATCGTCAAACGCGTGGATGCAAAAACCCGCGCCAAGACCGGTATCAACGAACTGCTGCGCGGCATTTAA
- a CDS encoding FAD-dependent oxidoreductase, giving the protein MNTPPVLIVGAGPTGLMLALRLARHGVDCRIIDKNSGPGQASRAMAVHARTLEFYQQLGFADELVSLGIKINAMHIHEGGEELAKLALGEIGEGLSPYPFVLSLPQDEHERFLISKLAAAGVHVEWNVALDLWTQDDSEVQAILLKDGERQYCTFNYICGCDGARSKVREIAGFEFSGGTYDHLYYVADAQVAGKNTDLHAHLGANSFALMLPVRTSGMQRLIGILPDRPDGPPAPVFDDVREQVQTLLGIEVEHVNWFSTYKVHHRVAAQFRERRCFILGDAAHLHSPVGGQGMNTGLGDAVNLAWKLAQKLRGQSNDALLDTYESERIVFARKLVATTDRAFQAIVAQGMAGQFLRRWLVPHALPFLSGFGRARRLLFKTVSQIQISYEDSALSAGHAEYLRGGDRLPWFSDGTQDNFIALRSMDWQLHIYGEAAPELLDEARVLKLPVHCYTYNVAAKLAGLGRDAAYLVRPDGHIALALHLQESGALRALALRLGLHFGPTESGKAAPRPV; this is encoded by the coding sequence ATGAATACACCTCCCGTCCTGATCGTCGGCGCCGGTCCTACCGGTCTCATGCTGGCCTTGCGCCTGGCGCGCCATGGTGTCGATTGCCGCATCATCGACAAGAACAGCGGCCCGGGCCAGGCGTCGCGGGCCATGGCCGTGCATGCGCGCACCTTGGAGTTTTACCAGCAGCTGGGTTTTGCCGATGAACTGGTCAGCCTGGGCATCAAGATCAATGCCATGCACATCCACGAAGGCGGCGAGGAGCTGGCGAAACTGGCGCTGGGCGAGATTGGCGAAGGCTTGAGCCCCTACCCTTTCGTGCTCAGCCTGCCGCAGGACGAGCATGAACGCTTTCTCATCAGCAAACTGGCGGCGGCCGGCGTGCACGTGGAATGGAATGTCGCGCTGGACCTGTGGACGCAGGACGATAGCGAAGTGCAAGCCATCCTGCTCAAGGACGGCGAACGCCAATATTGCACGTTTAACTATATTTGCGGCTGCGACGGCGCCCGCAGCAAGGTGCGCGAGATCGCCGGTTTCGAGTTCTCCGGCGGCACCTACGACCACCTGTATTACGTGGCCGACGCGCAAGTGGCGGGCAAGAATACGGATTTGCACGCCCACCTGGGCGCGAACTCGTTCGCCCTGATGCTGCCCGTGCGCACCAGCGGCATGCAGCGCCTGATCGGCATCCTGCCCGACCGCCCGGACGGCCCGCCCGCGCCCGTCTTCGACGATGTCCGGGAGCAGGTGCAAACCCTGCTGGGCATCGAGGTCGAACACGTGAACTGGTTTTCCACGTATAAAGTCCATCACCGGGTGGCGGCGCAGTTCCGCGAACGGCGCTGCTTCATCCTCGGCGACGCGGCCCATTTGCACAGCCCCGTGGGCGGCCAAGGCATGAACACGGGCCTGGGCGACGCCGTCAACCTGGCCTGGAAACTGGCGCAAAAGCTGCGCGGACAAAGCAACGACGCCCTGCTCGATACCTATGAAAGCGAGCGCATCGTGTTTGCCCGCAAGCTCGTCGCCACCACCGACCGCGCCTTCCAGGCCATCGTCGCGCAAGGCATGGCCGGGCAATTCCTGCGCCGCTGGCTGGTACCGCACGCACTGCCCTTCCTCTCGGGCTTCGGGCGGGCGCGCCGTTTGCTGTTCAAAACAGTGTCGCAGATCCAGATCAGCTATGAAGACAGCGCCCTGTCCGCCGGCCACGCGGAATACCTGCGCGGCGGTGACCGCCTGCCATGGTTTTCCGACGGCACGCAAGACAACTTTATCGCCCTGCGCAGCATGGATTGGCAATTGCACATCTATGGCGAAGCGGCGCCCGAACTGCTGGACGAAGCACGCGTGCTGAAACTGCCCGTGCATTGCTACACCTATAACGTGGCCGCCAAGCTGGCGGGCCTGGGCCGCGACGCGGCCTACCTCGTGCGCCCCGATGGCCACATCGCGCTGGCCCTGCACCTGCAGGAAAGCGGCGCCCTGCGCGCCCTGGCCTTGCGGCTGGGCCTGCATTTCGGTCCGACCGAATCGGGCAAGGCGGCACCACGGCCTGTGTAG